A stretch of the Streptococcus himalayensis genome encodes the following:
- a CDS encoding GNAT family N-acetyltransferase, producing the protein MIREAKVTDIPIMLNLLEQILQVHHAVRPDLFQKTGRKFQEQDLLEMLENPNHLIFVYEDEQGEVLGHLFCQLKKADSKVLVPVQTLFIEDLCVAEHARGQKIGQKLYQFAEELARENGCYNLTLSVWNDNGGALRFYEQLGLTSQSTIMEKIL; encoded by the coding sequence ATGATTAGAGAAGCGAAAGTGACGGATATTCCTATTATGTTGAACTTGCTGGAGCAGATTTTACAGGTTCATCATGCGGTACGACCGGACTTGTTTCAAAAAACGGGACGGAAGTTTCAAGAGCAAGATTTGCTAGAGATGCTGGAGAATCCGAACCATTTAATTTTTGTGTATGAAGATGAGCAAGGGGAGGTCTTGGGTCATTTATTTTGTCAGCTAAAAAAGGCTGATTCAAAGGTTTTGGTACCAGTTCAAACCCTGTTTATTGAGGATTTGTGTGTGGCTGAGCATGCGCGTGGACAAAAGATTGGTCAAAAACTCTATCAATTTGCCGAGGAATTGGCTCGTGAAAATGGCTGCTATAATCTCACGCTGAGTGTGTGGAATGACAATGGAGGGGCACTGCGCTTTTATGAACAGTTAGGGCTCACCTCTCAATCCACCATCATGGAGAAAATATTGTAG
- a CDS encoding DUF3977 family protein, whose translation MFIEIGFDPDNHLLGFGISTELKFEDREVRKRGLVAMSVWQDLYLRLWIGKQVHILSIKEGYKCQIKTRKNVKFVLGIKGKP comes from the coding sequence ATTTTTATTGAAATAGGTTTTGACCCAGATAATCATCTCTTAGGATTTGGAATCAGCACAGAACTGAAATTTGAAGATAGAGAAGTCCGAAAAAGAGGTCTCGTCGCAATGAGCGTATGGCAAGACCTCTATTTGCGTTTGTGGATAGGAAAGCAGGTGCATATTTTATCGATAAAAGAAGGTTACAAGTGTCAGATAAAAACCAGAAAAAATGTGAAGTTTGTGCTAGGGATAAAAGGGAAGCCTTAA
- the lepA gene encoding translation elongation factor 4 encodes MNLEDLKKRQEKIRNFSIIAHIDHGKSTLADRILEKTETVSSREMQAQLLDSMDLERERGITIKLNAIELNYTAKDGETYIFHLIDTPGHVDFTYEVSRSLAACEGAILVVDAAQGIEAQTLANVYLALDNDLEILPIINKIDLPAADPERVRQEIEDVIGLDASEAVPTSAKAGIGIEEILEQIVEKVPAPSGDVTAPLKALIFDSVYDAYRGVILQVRVMDGVVKPGDTIQMMSNGKTFDVTEVGIFTPKAVGRDYLATGDVGYIAASIKTVADTRVGDTVTLATNPADAPLEGYKQMNPMVFAGIYPIDSNKYNDLREALEKLQLNDASLQFEPETSQALGFGFRCGFLGLLHMDVIQERIEREFNIDLIMTAPSVVYHVNMTDGETIEVSNPSEFPDPTKIDSIEEPYVKAQIMVPQEYVGAVMELAQRKRGDFVTMDYIDDNRVNVIYQIPLAEIVFDFFDKLKSSTRGYASFDYEISEYRPSKLVKMDILLNGDKVDALSFIVHKEFAYERGKLIVDKLKKIIPRQQFEVPIQAAIGQKIVARSDIKALRKNVLAKCYGGDVSRKRKLLEKQKAGKKRMKAIGSVEVPQEAFLSVLSMDDE; translated from the coding sequence ATGAACTTAGAAGATTTAAAGAAACGCCAAGAGAAGATTCGGAATTTCTCGATTATTGCCCATATTGACCATGGGAAGTCGACCTTGGCAGATCGGATTTTAGAAAAAACAGAGACCGTTTCCAGCCGTGAAATGCAGGCCCAGTTGCTGGATAGCATGGACTTGGAGCGTGAGCGTGGGATTACCATCAAACTCAACGCTATTGAGCTCAACTATACTGCAAAAGACGGGGAAACCTACATTTTTCACCTGATTGACACCCCGGGACACGTCGATTTTACCTATGAAGTATCGCGGTCGCTAGCTGCCTGTGAAGGTGCGATTTTGGTCGTTGATGCGGCGCAGGGAATCGAAGCCCAGACGCTTGCGAATGTCTATCTAGCCCTTGATAATGATTTGGAAATCCTACCGATTATCAATAAAATTGACTTGCCAGCGGCAGATCCAGAACGGGTTCGTCAAGAAATCGAAGATGTGATTGGTCTAGATGCGAGTGAGGCAGTGCCGACGTCAGCCAAGGCAGGAATCGGAATTGAAGAGATTTTAGAGCAAATTGTAGAAAAAGTCCCTGCTCCGTCAGGAGATGTGACAGCACCTCTCAAAGCCTTGATTTTTGACTCAGTCTATGATGCCTACCGTGGGGTTATCCTGCAAGTGCGGGTCATGGACGGCGTGGTTAAGCCTGGGGACACCATTCAGATGATGAGCAATGGCAAGACCTTTGATGTGACAGAGGTCGGAATTTTCACTCCTAAAGCTGTCGGTCGCGATTACCTTGCAACAGGAGATGTTGGCTATATTGCAGCCTCAATCAAGACCGTTGCTGACACCCGTGTCGGTGATACTGTCACCCTAGCGACCAATCCAGCGGATGCCCCACTTGAAGGCTATAAGCAGATGAATCCCATGGTCTTTGCAGGGATTTATCCGATTGATTCCAACAAATACAATGACCTGCGTGAGGCGCTTGAAAAATTACAGCTCAACGATGCCAGCTTGCAGTTCGAACCAGAAACCTCTCAGGCACTTGGATTTGGTTTCCGATGCGGATTTTTGGGCTTACTCCACATGGATGTCATTCAAGAACGGATTGAGCGAGAATTTAATATTGACTTGATTATGACAGCACCATCCGTAGTGTACCATGTCAATATGACAGACGGTGAGACCATTGAAGTTTCCAATCCATCTGAATTTCCAGATCCAACTAAGATTGATAGTATCGAAGAGCCATATGTCAAGGCCCAAATCATGGTACCGCAGGAATATGTCGGAGCTGTTATGGAATTGGCACAGCGTAAGCGTGGCGATTTTGTGACCATGGATTATATTGATGATAACCGTGTCAATGTCATTTATCAAATTCCGCTTGCCGAAATTGTCTTTGATTTCTTTGACAAATTAAAATCCTCAACGCGTGGTTATGCAAGTTTTGACTACGAAATTTCAGAATATCGTCCATCGAAATTGGTGAAAATGGATATTCTCCTGAATGGTGATAAGGTCGATGCCCTCAGCTTTATCGTCCACAAAGAATTTGCCTATGAACGTGGAAAATTGATTGTCGATAAGCTCAAGAAGATCATTCCACGCCAGCAATTTGAAGTCCCAATTCAAGCCGCTATCGGACAAAAAATCGTTGCACGGAGTGACATCAAAGCCCTCCGTAAAAACGTCTTGGCCAAATGTTACGGAGGAGACGTCTCACGAAAACGCAAACTCCTTGAAAAACAAAAAGCCGGGAAAAAACGCATGAAAGCCATCGGAAGCGTCGAAGTCCCACAAGAAGCCTTCCTAAGCGTCTTGAGCATGGATGATGAATAA
- a CDS encoding ASCH domain-containing protein: MTAEEMWAAYRLLNPQIGEDIDAWQFGVEPDLLADLVLRGEKTATASAYELYELDAEPLPQVGELDVILNADNQAVCIIKICKVSIVPFEEVSEAHAFKEGEGDKSLAYWRKVHEAFFRPYFEEVGLTFTEKTPLVLEEFEVVYPLKHE, encoded by the coding sequence ATGACAGCAGAAGAAATGTGGGCGGCTTACCGCCTTCTCAATCCTCAGATTGGAGAGGATATCGATGCTTGGCAGTTTGGAGTTGAGCCAGATTTACTGGCTGATTTGGTCCTGCGAGGGGAGAAAACTGCAACAGCTTCAGCCTACGAACTCTATGAATTAGATGCAGAGCCACTTCCTCAAGTTGGTGAACTGGATGTGATTTTAAATGCAGACAATCAAGCAGTTTGCATCATCAAGATTTGTAAAGTCAGCATTGTACCGTTTGAAGAAGTAAGTGAGGCGCATGCCTTTAAAGAAGGAGAAGGCGACAAGTCCTTGGCCTATTGGCGTAAGGTACATGAAGCATTTTTCCGTCCTTATTTTGAGGAAGTTGGGTTGACGTTCACAGAAAAAACCCCACTTGTCTTAGAGGAGTTTGAAGTTGTTTATCCCTTGAAACATGAATAG